From a single Nostoc sp. MS1 genomic region:
- a CDS encoding DEAD/DEAH box helicase family protein codes for MYESINLEQKRYQSVQHYVRTPFQHQIEAFAALSKTFKIGGEKPGSGILVLPTGAGKTFTAVRWLSEHVIPKNIKILWLAPSFYLLDQAFDTFRKGAVDIPEPKKKLNMRCVSSSPSHAKAASIKLTDDIVIMTIQTAIKNLHNDALDGSGKKVTTAFRKFIDFSNKTGLFVVVDEAHHAPAYGCRNLLIGEKDSALGLRGLVRELHLLGLTATPTHNDKSISGWLWKIFQDGIIHEAKKDTLTLQGILAKPKYIEVSTGQKKAVDNALYNRLVKQHQDLPEYIIEELANNKDRNNFIIQTYIANKDVYGKTIIFADRWYQCEYIKNKLLEQNIKADAIYSHIEADPGSVEARNKKTQSDNERIMEEFRNGALDVLINVRMLTEGADVPNVKTVFLTRQTTSSILMTQMIGRALRGEKVGGNSEANIVLFFDEWERLIDWVNPKDGKAIDTEPKSRETYPLEYISICLIKELTKSIVGGGGYTIDYKKICPVGWYKTEIVYPNSENNDDSMETFTEFIMVYEHTKDKFESFIKFILSTKISDEWTKKDFDDKWIHSHSEQWIDKYFNLESDDIGQKLHSDLIKIVRHIAQSSNQSAPSYHPFEERELYDLDKIAEAIINSKLDITQKHQYLSKEFSKPNSLLKTFYKTLFNFETAVDGAIRKIIYDPTDPPIIPPPVIPPVKIEPTEEEKAQIKERDGYTCLCCGVNSKLGKLQIDHIQPVSMGGITALDNLQTLCDVCNRSKRQHEIDFRCNNTKLVKPKKLDLSFPYQNQTTTRIITRIVNSFYHCKAVYSVNWEVLTYTYNIHLYPGNNPEWLLQHKTAILHFIKYKVRRHAENIQVTVTDKK; via the coding sequence ATGTACGAGTCCATCAATCTTGAGCAAAAAAGATATCAATCTGTTCAACATTATGTAAGAACACCCTTTCAGCATCAAATTGAGGCATTTGCCGCCCTCAGCAAAACATTTAAAATTGGCGGTGAAAAACCAGGTAGTGGAATTTTAGTGCTGCCAACAGGTGCAGGCAAGACATTTACTGCTGTTAGATGGTTATCTGAGCATGTAATTCCTAAAAATATTAAAATTCTTTGGTTAGCTCCTTCATTCTATCTGTTAGATCAAGCATTCGATACTTTTAGAAAAGGTGCTGTAGACATTCCAGAGCCTAAGAAAAAATTAAATATGCGGTGTGTGTCTAGCAGTCCTTCTCATGCTAAAGCAGCCTCAATCAAATTAACTGATGATATTGTAATTATGACAATACAAACAGCAATCAAGAATTTACATAATGATGCTCTAGACGGTTCTGGTAAGAAAGTTACAACAGCTTTTAGAAAATTTATTGACTTTTCTAATAAAACAGGACTTTTTGTAGTAGTTGATGAGGCTCATCATGCACCAGCCTATGGTTGTAGAAATTTATTGATTGGTGAAAAAGATTCCGCGTTAGGTTTGCGTGGTTTAGTTCGAGAATTACACCTACTTGGACTAACAGCTACACCAACCCATAATGATAAATCAATAAGTGGTTGGCTTTGGAAAATATTTCAAGATGGCATTATTCATGAAGCTAAAAAAGATACACTAACGCTACAAGGTATTTTAGCTAAACCTAAATATATTGAAGTATCGACTGGTCAAAAAAAGGCAGTTGATAATGCACTATATAATCGACTGGTTAAGCAACATCAAGACCTTCCAGAATATATTATTGAGGAACTAGCAAATAATAAGGATCGAAACAATTTCATAATCCAAACTTACATAGCAAATAAAGATGTTTATGGCAAGACTATTATTTTTGCTGACCGTTGGTATCAGTGTGAATATATAAAAAATAAGCTTTTAGAACAAAATATTAAAGCTGATGCAATTTATTCACATATAGAAGCTGATCCTGGTTCGGTGGAGGCGAGGAATAAAAAAACTCAAAGCGATAACGAAAGAATTATGGAGGAATTTAGAAATGGTGCGCTTGATGTTTTAATTAATGTACGAATGCTAACAGAAGGTGCTGATGTTCCTAATGTTAAAACTGTATTTCTTACTCGCCAGACCACAAGTTCTATTTTAATGACTCAAATGATAGGTAGAGCATTACGTGGCGAAAAAGTAGGAGGAAATAGTGAAGCAAATATAGTTCTATTCTTCGATGAATGGGAACGTTTAATTGATTGGGTTAATCCGAAAGATGGTAAAGCAATAGATACTGAGCCTAAATCTAGAGAAACTTATCCACTGGAATATATATCAATTTGTCTAATAAAGGAATTAACAAAGTCAATAGTTGGTGGAGGAGGATATACAATAGATTACAAAAAAATCTGCCCTGTTGGTTGGTATAAAACCGAAATTGTATATCCTAACTCCGAAAATAACGATGATTCTATGGAAACATTTACAGAATTTATCATGGTGTATGAACATACAAAAGACAAATTTGAATCATTTATCAAATTTATCCTTTCTACAAAAATATCAGATGAATGGACTAAAAAAGATTTTGATGATAAGTGGATACATTCTCATTCCGAACAATGGATAGATAAATACTTTAATCTCGAATCAGATGATATTGGGCAAAAGCTTCACTCAGATTTAATTAAGATTGTACGTCACATTGCCCAAAGTTCAAATCAATCTGCACCTTCTTATCATCCATTTGAAGAAAGAGAACTTTATGACTTAGATAAGATTGCAGAAGCAATAATAAACTCGAAGCTAGATATAACGCAAAAACATCAGTATTTAAGTAAGGAATTTTCTAAACCTAACTCATTGCTAAAAACCTTTTACAAAACATTATTTAATTTTGAAACAGCAGTAGATGGAGCAATTAGAAAAATTATTTATGATCCTACTGATCCACCTATCATTCCTCCACCTGTAATTCCTCCAGTAAAAATAGAACCAACAGAAGAAGAAAAAGCACAAATTAAAGAACGAGACGGCTATACTTGCCTGTGCTGTGGAGTCAATAGCAAATTAGGTAAATTACAAATTGATCATATTCAACCAGTTTCTATGGGTGGTATAACAGCTTTAGATAATTTACAAACTCTATGTGATGTTTGTAATAGAAGTAAAAGGCAACACGAAATTGATTTTAGGTGTAATAACACTAAATTAGTTAAACCAAAAAAGCTGGACTTATCATTTCCATATCAAAATCAGACGACAACAAGAATTATCACAAGGATAGTTAATTCGTTTTATCATTGCAAAGCAGTTTACTCAGTTAATTGGGAGGTATTAACTTACACCTACAACATACATTTATATCCAGGTAATAATCCAGAATGGTTGCTTCAACATAAAACGGCAATTCTCCACTTTATTAAGTATAAGGTTCGTCGCCATGCTGAAAATATTCAAGTTACCGTAACTGACAAAAAGTAA
- a CDS encoding lamin tail domain-containing protein yields the protein MSNQQTPQVEITNIVYKGEVKRTQSDEYIEITNHEKTPVDISGWQIASGVGRNKAFTFPQGTKLAPGQSVRVYTNEVHPESGGFSCGIGVSLWKDSGDEGRLLDAQGNVVSGLAYDSKGSFNKTTSTNGKTPTEDKVAEIPAQSTGVNINDLINKSVFIENQETKRYLFSDGEPIKGNRGDEGGWLASSGFASPNVVGADANYYNRAIWKIIPNGDSFLIENQETKRYLFSDGEPIKGNRGDEGGWLGSSGFASPNVVGADANYYNRALWKIIPNGDSFLIENQETKRYVFSDGEPIKGNRSDEGGWLASSGFASPNVVGADANYYNRALWKITTI from the coding sequence ATGTCAAATCAGCAAACTCCACAGGTAGAGATTACCAATATTGTTTACAAAGGTGAGGTCAAGAGAACTCAATCTGACGAATACATCGAGATTACCAATCACGAGAAGACACCAGTCGATATATCTGGTTGGCAAATTGCTTCCGGGGTAGGACGTAATAAAGCGTTCACTTTTCCCCAAGGGACAAAATTAGCCCCTGGTCAGAGTGTGCGAGTTTACACTAATGAGGTACATCCAGAGTCAGGCGGTTTTAGTTGCGGTATTGGTGTATCCCTTTGGAAAGACTCAGGTGATGAAGGCAGACTATTAGACGCTCAAGGAAATGTGGTATCTGGTTTAGCTTATGACAGCAAAGGCAGTTTCAACAAAACAACCAGTACCAACGGAAAAACACCAACTGAAGACAAGGTTGCCGAAATTCCGGCTCAAAGTACTGGCGTAAATATCAATGATTTAATCAACAAATCTGTTTTTATTGAAAATCAAGAAACAAAGCGGTATTTATTTTCTGATGGCGAGCCAATCAAAGGAAATCGAGGTGATGAAGGCGGTTGGCTAGCATCAAGCGGCTTTGCTAGTCCTAACGTTGTTGGTGCTGATGCTAATTATTACAACCGTGCTATATGGAAGATTATCCCCAATGGCGATAGTTTTCTGATTGAAAATCAAGAAACAAAACGGTATTTGTTTTCTGATGGAGAGCCAATCAAAGGAAATCGAGGTGATGAAGGCGGTTGGTTAGGATCAAGCGGCTTTGCCAGCCCTAACGTTGTTGGTGCTGATGCCAATTATTACAACCGTGCGCTGTGGAAGATTATTCCCAATGGCGATAGTTTTCTCATTGAGAATCAAGAAACAAAACGGTATGTATTTTCTGATGGAGAACCAATCAAAGGAAATCGAAGCGATGAAGGTGGCTGGTTAGCATCAAGCGGCTTTGCCAGCCCAAATGTTGTTGGTGCTGATGCTAATTACTACAATCGTGCGCTGTGGAAGATTACAACGATATAA
- a CDS encoding Uma2 family endonuclease — MTQAITKPVTFAEFVDWLPENTGVRYELHNGSIVEMAQPVGEHEEVKGFIARKVTVEFDRLNLPYVIPTQAIVRALEKDSGYLPDVLVLNRANLVNEPLWKKQSVVSLAASIPLVIEVVSTNWRDDYYLKYADYEEMGIPEYWIVDYAALGGRNFIGNPKQPTISVCNLVDGEYQVSRFREGDRIISQTFPELNLTPAQIFQAGLV; from the coding sequence ATGACTCAAGCCATAACCAAGCCAGTAACCTTTGCGGAATTTGTCGATTGGCTACCTGAAAATACCGGGGTACGCTACGAACTACATAATGGAAGTATTGTGGAAATGGCACAACCAGTAGGAGAACACGAAGAAGTCAAAGGTTTTATAGCAAGAAAAGTAACGGTTGAATTTGACAGATTAAATCTTCCTTACGTTATTCCGACTCAGGCTATAGTTAGAGCTTTGGAAAAAGATTCTGGTTATTTACCTGATGTGTTGGTGCTAAATCGGGCAAATTTAGTAAATGAACCACTATGGAAAAAACAATCTGTCGTCAGTTTAGCTGCATCAATACCCTTGGTGATTGAGGTTGTCTCGACTAACTGGCGGGATGATTACTATTTAAAATATGCAGACTATGAGGAGATGGGTATACCAGAATATTGGATTGTAGACTATGCGGCTCTGGGTGGACGCAATTTTATCGGTAATCCCAAACAACCGACGATATCTGTCTGTAACTTAGTCGATGGCGAATATCAGGTGAGTAGGTTTCGAGAAGGCGATCGCATTATCTCCCAAACTTTCCCTGAACTCAACCTCACTCCAGCCCAAATTTTTCAGGCTGGTCTAGTATAG
- a CDS encoding DUF427 domain-containing protein — MPKAIWNGAVLAESDNTVVVEGNHYFPSDAINKEYFQPSETHTICPWKGVASYYSIEVDGQLNKDAAWYYPSAKEKAKNIEGYIAFWKGVKVETN; from the coding sequence ATGCCTAAAGCCATTTGGAATGGAGCCGTATTAGCCGAAAGCGATAACACCGTAGTTGTAGAAGGCAACCATTATTTTCCATCTGATGCCATTAACAAGGAATACTTTCAGCCTAGTGAAACTCACACCATTTGTCCTTGGAAGGGGGTTGCTAGTTACTACAGTATCGAAGTTGATGGACAACTTAACAAGGATGCTGCTTGGTATTATCCTAGTGCAAAAGAGAAAGCTAAAAACATCGAAGGTTATATTGCTTTTTGGAAAGGCGTAAAAGTTGAAACAAACTAA
- a CDS encoding GumC family protein — translation MANISLQQGQFVTNSLPNTVKFRNISKILLRRRFIVLGVSCVVMSATSFVAMTHKPTYKSHMQILITPNISEGVGVTNGVNSQLAIEQYSVQKNLMESSKLIDKAVKLLQFDYPNITTEDIKGKTEDSKYPLQIKPLEIKQGANSVSSPVWEISFEANDPIKTRKVLLALQKVYQDYNVERRQEQLNQGLAFINTRLPVIKQQVRQAEKKLEQFRKKHNVLDPELQSQLLIKSLAETQKQLQTTREQLQDIRTRYQNLGEKIAVASEEAMTSMRIAQSSRYKTLTSELQKTEQALAKEQLRYTNDSPVIQNLQQQRQSQLKLVQQELKRLTAEIKAESIQIQSHLVGVEPSLVEEFIQVQTIGSELTANEKRLVESEQQIRSQLSRYPSLIAEYQRLLPEVETQRKTLEQMLQAQQSMGMKIAHGGFDWHFLEEPTLGISVSNDRFWLIVVGMISGPILGVILALMWGMRHRIIHSAQDLQRVSNLRLLGAVPKLAPRIMEKRLPSLSWLGGRSLTPAVEEDNIWLPCHETLDIVYQNTQILKSPFPFKSVMMTSAIPGEGRTTLALGLAASAAHMHKRVLLIDANLRSPKLHKVLQLSNDWGLSLLLLDETNTEVHEYIQPIHPSIDILTAGPTPEDAVELLSSQRLKDLIELFEDSYDLVLIDAPPILGTVDSRIIASYCNGIIMVGRIGWVTQTEITQAVEILKSLNLVGIIANEVGSYHKV, via the coding sequence GTGGCTAACATTAGTTTACAACAAGGACAATTTGTTACCAATTCTTTACCAAATACAGTTAAATTTAGAAATATTTCTAAGATTTTGCTGCGGCGACGTTTTATAGTTTTGGGTGTTTCTTGTGTAGTAATGTCAGCTACTAGCTTTGTAGCGATGACTCATAAACCTACTTACAAGAGCCATATGCAGATATTGATTACACCTAATATATCTGAAGGAGTAGGTGTAACAAATGGTGTCAATTCCCAATTAGCTATTGAGCAATATTCTGTACAGAAGAACTTAATGGAGAGTTCTAAACTAATAGATAAAGCAGTAAAATTATTACAGTTTGATTATCCTAATATTACTACAGAAGATATTAAAGGTAAAACAGAAGATAGTAAATACCCTTTACAAATAAAACCACTAGAAATTAAACAAGGCGCTAATTCAGTTTCTAGCCCAGTATGGGAAATTTCTTTTGAGGCTAATGACCCAATTAAAACCCGAAAGGTACTTTTAGCGTTACAGAAAGTTTATCAAGATTACAATGTAGAGCGAAGACAAGAACAGTTAAATCAAGGGTTGGCATTTATTAATACACGATTGCCAGTTATAAAACAACAGGTAAGGCAAGCAGAAAAAAAATTAGAACAATTTCGCAAGAAACACAATGTACTAGATCCAGAATTACAAAGTCAACTCTTGATAAAATCCCTAGCTGAAACTCAAAAGCAGCTACAAACCACTCGTGAACAATTGCAAGATATCCGCACTCGCTATCAAAATCTAGGGGAAAAGATAGCGGTTGCTAGTGAGGAAGCAATGACTTCGATGCGTATAGCTCAATCAAGTCGCTATAAAACGCTGACGAGTGAGTTACAAAAGACTGAGCAGGCTTTAGCCAAAGAGCAACTACGCTACACAAATGATTCTCCTGTAATTCAAAATCTTCAGCAGCAACGCCAGAGTCAATTAAAGTTAGTACAGCAAGAGTTAAAGCGGTTAACGGCAGAAATTAAAGCCGAAAGTATCCAAATCCAAAGCCATTTAGTTGGCGTTGAGCCAAGTTTAGTAGAAGAATTTATCCAGGTACAGACAATTGGTTCTGAGTTAACTGCTAATGAAAAAAGGTTAGTAGAATCGGAACAACAAATTCGCTCTCAATTGAGCAGATATCCGAGTTTGATTGCAGAATATCAGCGTTTATTACCAGAGGTGGAAACGCAGCGAAAAACACTTGAGCAAATGCTGCAAGCACAACAGTCTATGGGGATGAAAATTGCTCATGGAGGTTTTGATTGGCATTTCTTAGAGGAACCTACTCTTGGCATTTCTGTTAGTAATGATAGGTTCTGGCTGATAGTTGTAGGTATGATTTCTGGGCCGATTTTAGGTGTTATTTTGGCGCTAATGTGGGGAATGCGTCATCGAATTATCCATTCTGCACAAGATTTGCAGAGAGTAAGTAACTTAAGGCTATTAGGTGCAGTACCGAAATTAGCACCCCGGATAATGGAAAAACGCCTTCCCAGTTTATCTTGGCTTGGGGGACGTAGCCTAACTCCGGCTGTAGAAGAGGATAACATTTGGTTACCTTGCCATGAAACTCTGGATATTGTTTACCAAAACACACAAATATTGAAATCTCCTTTTCCTTTTAAGTCAGTGATGATGACTTCAGCCATCCCAGGAGAAGGACGGACAACTTTAGCGCTGGGGTTAGCGGCTAGTGCGGCGCACATGCACAAACGGGTACTACTTATTGATGCTAACTTGCGATCGCCTAAACTCCACAAAGTTCTACAATTATCTAATGACTGGGGATTATCTCTACTCCTCCTTGATGAAACCAACACCGAAGTTCACGAGTATATCCAGCCAATTCACCCTTCTATAGACATCTTAACTGCGGGGCCGACACCAGAAGACGCAGTAGAATTGCTCAGTTCTCAACGGTTGAAAGACTTAATTGAGTTATTTGAGGACAGCTACGACTTAGTATTAATAGATGCTCCTCCCATTTTAGGTACAGTTGATAGTAGAATTATTGCCTCCTACTGCAATGGCATTATTATGGTAGGACGTATTGGTTGGGTGACACAAACGGAAATAACTCAAGCTGTAGAGATTTTAAAAAGCTTAAATTTAGTTGGCATTATTGCAAATGAAGTAGGGAGTTATCACAAAGTATAA
- a CDS encoding 2-hydroxyacid dehydrogenase, translating to MKVAVFSTKAYDQQFLEAASFPKQHELVFFEPRLNQDTAILAAGYPAVCVFVHDQVDANTLEILASRGTRLIVLRCAGFNNVDLKVAHNLGITVVRVPAYSPYGVAEHAVGLILSLNRKIHRAYNRVREGNFSLDGLLGFNLNGRAVGIIGTGKIGLILGQIMKGFGCRLLAYDVYHNPEMAALGGKYVDLRELFANSDIISLHCPLTPETHHLINAEAIEQVKPGVMLINTSRGALINTQAVIEGLKTGKIGSLGVDVYEQESELFFEDLSGEIIQDDIFQRLTTFPNVLITGHQAFFTEDALHNIAQTTLNNISDFEQGRYCPNEIRHQPEVESKVLVS from the coding sequence ATGAAAGTAGCAGTCTTCAGTACAAAAGCCTACGACCAACAGTTTTTAGAAGCTGCAAGTTTTCCCAAGCAACATGAGTTAGTGTTTTTTGAACCCCGTCTCAATCAAGATACCGCTATTTTAGCCGCCGGATATCCGGCGGTTTGTGTATTTGTACATGATCAAGTCGATGCAAATACCCTGGAAATTCTCGCCTCACGGGGAACTCGCTTGATTGTCCTACGTTGTGCAGGGTTCAATAATGTAGACTTAAAAGTAGCTCATAATTTGGGAATTACTGTAGTCCGTGTTCCCGCTTATTCACCTTATGGGGTGGCCGAACACGCAGTAGGTTTGATTTTAAGCCTTAATAGAAAAATTCACCGTGCTTATAACCGCGTCCGTGAGGGGAATTTCTCCTTAGATGGACTGTTGGGTTTTAACCTGAATGGACGCGCAGTCGGAATTATTGGGACTGGCAAAATCGGCCTAATTTTGGGACAAATTATGAAAGGCTTTGGCTGTCGCCTCCTCGCCTATGATGTGTATCACAACCCGGAAATGGCAGCATTAGGTGGTAAGTATGTAGATTTACGGGAATTATTTGCCAATTCTGATATTATCTCTCTCCATTGCCCTCTCACACCAGAGACCCATCATTTAATTAACGCGGAAGCAATAGAACAGGTAAAGCCAGGGGTGATGTTAATCAATACCAGCCGAGGAGCGTTAATTAATACTCAAGCTGTGATTGAAGGACTCAAGACTGGTAAAATCGGCTCTTTAGGCGTGGATGTTTACGAGCAAGAATCTGAACTGTTTTTTGAAGATTTATCAGGGGAAATTATTCAGGATGATATCTTCCAAAGACTGACAACATTTCCTAATGTACTCATCACCGGACACCAAGCATTTTTTACAGAGGATGCTTTACATAACATTGCACAGACAACCCTAAATAATATTAGCGACTTTGAACAAGGTCGTTATTGTCCTAACGAAATTCGTCATCAACCGGAAGTGGAAAGTAAAGTGCTAGTGAGTTGA
- a CDS encoding DOPA 4,5-dioxygenase family protein, with product MAEESLNITGFHAHIYFDSDSLATAMGIREQLGDKFNVQLGRVHEKPIGPHPKSMYQVAFSSTEFAQVVPWLMLNREGLDILVHPLTGDDVSDHTRFALWLGEKLELNIDVLRKATSANN from the coding sequence ATGGCAGAAGAATCTCTCAATATTACCGGGTTTCATGCTCACATTTACTTTGATAGTGACAGCTTGGCAACAGCTATGGGTATCCGTGAACAATTAGGTGATAAGTTTAATGTACAGCTTGGGCGAGTGCATGAAAAACCCATCGGCCCCCATCCCAAATCAATGTACCAAGTTGCATTTTCATCAACTGAATTTGCTCAAGTTGTTCCTTGGTTGATGCTGAACCGTGAAGGGTTAGATATTCTCGTCCATCCCTTGACAGGTGATGATGTCAGTGATCATACACGTTTTGCCTTATGGTTAGGAGAAAAGTTAGAACTCAATATTGATGTGCTGCGGAAAGCCACATCAGCTAATAATTAA
- a CDS encoding glycosyltransferase family 39 protein, translating into MRHFSLVPSWLRFLTILLLVMCILFRFVYIDRKVYSADETYTSLRISGYTVAEVKQEIFNGRIISRENFLQFQGTNTDKSFSDAVMSLALESPEKSPLYFILARFWVEIFGNSVVAIRYLSALISLLVFPCLYWFCQELFNVTLSLPILAIALMANSPIHLVYAQEAREYILWLVTIILANTALLRAIRLQSTQKSDNFTSWGIYGVTLALSLYTCLWSIFVAIAHGIYVILIAKLRLTETVRSYLIATIFAFIAFLPWFLIVFARFFQFLLSSDGINNQDLNIIPLIPFFLIQFSKSFFDLDLPLDDQINYWISPIFIILIVCAIYFLCRTTKYQIWLFLLILTVLPALPLIVQGVDSGGIRPGSEPYLLPSYLGMQIIVVYLLATQMYNGNVSQRRIWQIIIGLLIVCSLISSRVYYQADTWWNKGVSYGNPEIARFINQKSRPLLITNFSEMNYGNVFSLSYLTEAKVRFQLLPDQTVPTIPNDFTDIFLLNPTNAWRLQIATKYKLKPNLVYGDDYYLVWKLVKPRLEK; encoded by the coding sequence ATGCGGCATTTCTCCCTTGTGCCGAGTTGGTTACGGTTTTTAACAATTCTGCTTTTAGTAATGTGTATACTTTTTCGATTCGTTTATATTGATAGAAAAGTTTACTCTGCGGATGAAACTTATACTTCATTAAGAATTTCTGGCTATACGGTAGCTGAAGTCAAGCAGGAAATATTTAACGGAAGAATAATTTCTAGGGAAAACTTTTTACAATTCCAGGGTACTAATACAGATAAGAGCTTTAGTGATGCTGTAATGTCTTTAGCGCTGGAAAGTCCAGAAAAGTCACCATTGTATTTTATACTAGCTAGGTTTTGGGTAGAAATATTTGGTAATTCTGTAGTAGCAATTAGATATTTATCGGCGCTGATTAGTTTGTTAGTTTTTCCTTGCCTTTATTGGTTTTGTCAAGAGTTATTTAATGTAACTTTATCGCTACCTATTTTAGCGATCGCACTCATGGCAAACTCACCGATACACTTAGTATACGCTCAAGAGGCGAGAGAATATATCCTCTGGTTAGTCACAATTATATTAGCCAATACAGCATTACTCAGAGCGATAAGGTTGCAATCAACACAAAAATCAGACAACTTTACAAGCTGGGGTATTTACGGAGTTACTTTGGCGTTGAGTTTATACACTTGTCTATGGAGTATTTTTGTAGCGATCGCTCATGGTATTTATGTAATATTGATAGCAAAATTAAGATTAACGGAAACTGTTAGGTCTTATTTAATAGCCACAATTTTCGCTTTTATCGCATTTCTGCCTTGGTTTTTGATTGTTTTTGCTAGGTTCTTTCAGTTTTTACTCTCATCAGATGGCATCAACAATCAAGACTTAAATATAATACCTTTAATTCCTTTCTTTTTAATACAGTTTAGCAAAAGCTTCTTTGATTTAGATTTACCTTTGGATGATCAAATTAATTATTGGATATCACCTATATTTATAATTTTAATTGTATGTGCAATTTATTTTTTATGCCGTACAACCAAATATCAAATTTGGTTATTTCTGCTCATTTTAACTGTATTACCAGCTTTACCCTTAATCGTGCAAGGTGTAGATTCCGGTGGTATTCGTCCTGGTTCTGAACCTTATTTATTACCCTCGTATTTAGGGATGCAAATCATTGTCGTTTATTTACTCGCTACACAAATGTATAACGGTAATGTATCCCAGCGCAGAATTTGGCAGATAATAATTGGGTTATTAATTGTTTGTAGTTTAATTTCTTCTAGAGTGTACTATCAAGCAGACACTTGGTGGAATAAAGGTGTCAGTTATGGTAATCCTGAGATTGCTAGATTTATTAATCAAAAGTCTCGCCCATTATTAATTACTAATTTCTCGGAAATGAATTATGGTAATGTATTTTCTTTAAGTTATCTTACAGAAGCAAAAGTAAGGTTTCAGCTATTACCAGATCAAACTGTACCTACAATCCCTAATGATTTTACAGATATTTTCCTCCTCAATCCCACAAACGCTTGGCGACTACAAATAGCGACAAAGTACAAGTTAAAACCAAATCTTGTATATGGGGATGACTATTATTTAGTTTGGAAATTAGTAAAACCTCGTTTGGAAAAGTGA
- a CDS encoding GNAT family N-acetyltransferase has product MEFSYRHINYPLRPPTTVKDFPILETDKYILKLAETEEELASIFHLRFEVFNVELNLGLPTSNLTQMDQDEFDTVCHHLMLISKLTGKTVGTYRMQTYQMASQGLGFDSADIFDLQAIPTYILQKSVEIGRACIAKEYRSLQALLMLWEGLTNYLILNCSKYFFGCASLLTQSPWEAACAYHYFKKNNLTHKRILVCPQSSYYLDIPQKSPDLCHVDIPNILQAYLSIGAKICSLPAIDRQFKTIDFLTIANVKEFTRWHYPHCFTK; this is encoded by the coding sequence ATGGAATTTTCATATCGCCACATTAATTACCCACTTCGTCCTCCTACTACCGTCAAAGATTTTCCCATTCTAGAAACTGATAAATATATTCTCAAGCTTGCTGAGACGGAAGAAGAATTAGCCTCTATTTTTCACCTCAGATTTGAGGTTTTCAATGTAGAACTCAATTTAGGACTTCCTACTTCTAACTTAACGCAAATGGATCAAGATGAATTTGATACAGTTTGCCATCATTTGATGCTAATTTCTAAACTTACAGGTAAAACTGTAGGTACTTATAGAATGCAAACTTATCAAATGGCTTCTCAAGGCTTAGGTTTTGATTCGGCTGATATATTTGACCTCCAAGCTATTCCTACTTATATATTACAAAAATCGGTAGAAATTGGGCGTGCTTGTATAGCGAAAGAATATCGCAGTCTGCAAGCACTTTTAATGTTATGGGAAGGATTAACTAACTATTTAATTTTAAATTGTAGTAAATACTTCTTTGGTTGCGCTTCACTATTAACTCAATCGCCTTGGGAAGCTGCTTGTGCTTATCACTATTTTAAAAAAAATAATTTAACTCATAAAAGAATATTGGTATGTCCACAATCTAGTTATTATTTAGATATACCCCAAAAAAGCCCTGATTTATGCCATGTAGATATTCCGAATATTTTACAAGCATACTTAAGCATTGGTGCTAAGATATGTAGTTTACCTGCTATTGATAGACAATTTAAAACGATTGATTTTCTGACTATAGCTAATGTGAAAGAATTTACTAGATGGCATTATCCTCATTGTTTTACTAAGTAG